tccagcTATAGAGATAACAAGAattaaaatatatagagaaactgataaaaaattTCCTGCTTAAGGGAGAGTCTCTATAAGATTTAAAGTTACTTGTAAAAAAACATAATTCtgttgaaaagaataagaatacatatatccACTCATTTGGTACTTATTTCTTCATATGTGTTTGCAATGTGATTTTTATATTATACTCAAGATCCCTTTGGTAAACagaacacaaaacacagacacacgatcACAAATTCACAACTGGAAGGTAAGAAAAGTTCCTGAATTACATAATTTAGAATAAAGTGTCATTCTCCTCCACGGATAAGACAAGATAGTGGGGTATAGGTTCCTTATAGCGACGTCTTAAGCTGCAACTAGTCAAAATATACTTGAAAGGAGTTCATTATGACAAATTTAGATATAAGGTGCAAATGAGACTGAATGCCTTCTCAGTTCAAGAAATGTAATTGGTGTATCTCTTGCATGATGTCTTCGTGCATGGGTGTGTTAGTAAGATTTACCTTGAAAGTAATTGGGATAGattagtggttcccaacctttttcattGTGTGGCCCTGACCAATGTATGTTAATCTCCGTGGCCCTTCCGGTCAGCGgttgtcatcttttcagattcagttattactagttctGGGTAATTTTTTCCTAATACATCTGCACAATGGATCACAACATTTGAGAATCGCtcgattcctctcactgtctacaATGCAAATGTATAGGTTTTATTGTGTAGaagccccaccaacccccacataCGTATGCTCTCTCCTATtgtgaatacatggaggattctgtgttttcctgggtgggggttaggggagtgGCTGCTCCCCCGGGGGGGTTACAGGGGTAACTGATTCTgtgtttattatttacattttacctGGCATTTTCCCTGGtatctttcatgccctccccttctgttggggccaagaatgtgggagtTTGCGGAGTTTCCACACAATAGTCTCAGTAATGACAagttgaaaataaggataaaatattGCAGTGGATGATAGGTAAtgataaaggatgatgataattgttaataatattatatatagtaaCTGGAATGCATTGATTCATAAATATAATGACTttagtggaaatgataatgatgacaatatcattTGAACATATTGCTATAAAAAAAatggctatgataatgatgataacagtggaaatattactactaataataatactaatcattttatgtaatgataatgatagtaataatgtagaAATGACTTAATGAATAGAAGCAGAACCTGTATGCTTGTGAATATTAAACACATTGAACACTGTTATTGATAAAGCTCCTTTTGTAATTAcagttattaatgtcatcattaataACTTCAATATGACTTTGGTTCATGTTTGAGCCATCCTGATGTaagtaaataacaaatatataattagaGTGCAACTAAACATGTATATAAGAAAGTTtctattacctatatatatatagaaagtttcAAGTATTACCTGTTTGCGAGGATATAACCATTTTTAAACTGACGTATCCGAGTTTTTAATTAATTCCTAAACTGGACTTGTTTTTAGTACAAATaagttatattcttttatatgacTGTATACTTGTATCTCGTAATTTTGCATTTAAGATGCAGTAAAAAATATGCCCTTTTAATGCAACAGTAATAATTTTGCCagattatattatttattgtacTCTACATTATGCTGTTGGGTACATtacacctttttttatttttttacatataaacatatacagtcaGTCCATTAAACaggttaattattgctgttatttcgtttctattatatttttctcattctagTTAAAACTTTgataatattttgtattttttttctttctctttcctatagATATGCCATGGAGCCTGACACACAACCAACTCTTACTCCTGGTGCTTTCAATCCTCTGCTAACAGAGGTTACAAATTTCTTAATGAAGTTTCATAGACCTGCAGAACGTCATAGTGAAGAACCAGACAAGAAACAGAAATGCTTGAGAACATTTTACAGTAGTCAAGACTTGAATCTGTTGTCATTACCACCAAAATATACTACACTCAGAGTGAATTTATCCAGAAAAACAATCAGTGAAGCACTGACCTTAGTtacagaggaaatgaagaaacaaTTTAAAGGGCATTTTTATGTTCCTGCTGTGTATCCTCATCACATATTGCCTGACTTGTTAGTGGTGGAGACTCGTGGTGTGCAGATTGTTACTCCAGCCAAGAAAGAAGTTATCGTAGGGAAGATGTGTGGGTCTGCCGTCTTACGTGGGGCAGAAGTTTATGCTCCAGGTGTCTTGGGAGTCACCCCTGGAGTGGGTGTTGGTGAACTTGTAGCTGTTTATGTAGATTTGGATGACAAGTGCCTTAGAGGAAGTAAGGGGTTTGATGGCAGGAAAATGTTCATTGGAAACGGAATTGCAATGCAGGCCAGAAAAGAACTCTTTACCAAAGGGAAGCCTTCCGGCTTAGCAGTTTCAATGAAAGACCAGATATTTGATTGCCCAAGTTTAGGTAATTTTCATCAAGACTTTCTCTTTTTACAAAATTTGCCTTCAGTATTATGTAGTCACATTCTTAGACCTAGTGAACATGCAGTAGTTTTAGATATGTGTGCAGCACCAGGAGGGAAATCAACACACATTGCATCTCTGATGAGTGGCACAGGATCTGTCATTGCCATAGATCGATCCCAAAATAAGATTAATCAGATTACTGAAAATGCAGAGAGGCTAGGTTTGAAAAATGTAATTGCTATTAAATATGACAGTACTAAACTTTTAGAGGAAGTAGAGCCAACTGATAAAAGCATCATCTCAGATGTCCAACCACATGAAAACAGTCTTAAATGTTTGATTCCTCCTTATAAATCAGCCTCATTTAAATGGATACTTCTTGATGCTCCATGCAGTGCTTTAGGACNNNNNNNNNNNNNNNNNNNNNNNNNNNNNNNNNNNNNNNNNNNNNNNNNNNNNNNNNNNNNNNNNNNNNNNNNNNNNNNNNNNNNNNNNNNNNNNNNNNNNNNNNNNNNNNNNNNNNNNNNNNNNNNNNNNNNNNNNNNNNNNNNNNNNNNNNNNNNNNNNNNNNNNNNNNNNNNNNNNNNNNNNNNNNNNNNNNNNNNNNNNNNNNNNNNNNNNNNNNNNNNNNNNNNNNNNNNNNNNNNNNNNNNNNNNNNNNNNNNNNNNNNNNNNNNNNNNNNNNNNNNNNNNNNNNNNNNNNNNNNNNNNNNNNNNNNNNNNN
The DNA window shown above is from Penaeus vannamei isolate JL-2024 chromosome 29, ASM4276789v1, whole genome shotgun sequence and carries:
- the LOC113811364 gene encoding tRNA (cytosine(72)-C(5))-methyltransferase NSUN6 (The sequence of the model RefSeq protein was modified relative to this genomic sequence to represent the inferred CDS: added 377 bases not found in genome assembly); translation: MEPDTQPTLTPGAFNPLLTEVTNFLMKFHRPAERHSEEPDKKQKCLRTFYSSQDLNLLSLPPKYTTLRVNLSRKTISEALTLVTEEMKKQFKGHFYVPAVYPHHILPDLLVVETRGVQIVTPAKKEVIVGKMCGSAVLRGAEVYAPGVLGVTPGVGVGELVAVYVDLDDKCLRGSKGFDGRKMFIGNGIAMQARKELFTKGKPSGLAVSMKDQIFDCPSLGNFHQDFLFLQNLPSVLCSHILRPSEHAVVLDMCAAPGGKSTHIASLMSGTGSVIAIDRSQNKINQITENAERLGLKNVIAIKYDSTKLLEEVEPTDKSIISDVQPHENSLKCLIPPYKSASFKWILLDAPCSALGQRPQLQTKASVKEIQSFPVIQRKLLRNGIKLLEPGGTLVYSTCTIVPEENEEMVKWVLDNFADIKLVDAQPKLGLPGLPNCGLNEEQCNKVQRFGPSFMVSSPIEGSVDSDTIGFFIAAFSKVQT